The Deinococcus aerolatus DNA segment GCAGGGCGGCGGTGACCGGGTCCGCCTCCTCGACGCGCAGTCGGTCCTTGAGATCGTCGACGAACCCCTGGGCGTCCAGGGCCGCCAGCCGGCGGTGGGCCTCCTCGATCAGCTGGGCCGGATCCACCCGCCCGCGCAGCACCAGATCCCGCAGCGTGTCCAGTTCGGACAGGGCGAATTTCCGAGCGTACAGCAGGGAGACGCGTTTGGCCGTAAACGCCGCCGCCTCGTCCGGCGACATGCGCGCGAGCTCCTCGGACCAGCCGGGCTGGGCGGGTTCCTCGCCAGCCGCCGGTTTGGGGCGGGATGGGGTCAGGGTGATGACCTTGCTGGCCGACTGGTCGGGATACTGATCGGTATTCTTGATCAGATGCACCAGCGCATGGGCCGGGGTCTTGCGCACGGTCAGCTGTCCGGACTTTACCAGCCGCTCGAACAGCTCGATGCGGCCGGAGAGGACCGAGGTGGTGTACTGGCGGGCGAGCTGGCGCGACACGCCGTCGGTTACGCCGTGCATGCGCAGGCGGTGCAGCACCGCTGGATTGACCGGCGTGAACTCCGGGGAAAATTCGTAGTGAATACGCTGATCGCGCCCCCGGCCCTCAATGACCACCTGCCGCAGGTAGCCCCGGCGCAGCAGCTCCTCGTGGGGCCCCTGCAGGGCGCGGCGCACTGCGTCCGGCCGGGTGTTGGGCAGCTTGCACTGCTCGGCCAGCTCAATCAGGCCCACGTCGTACTCGTCGATCAGCTCGTCAGGGGTCTCCGGGTGGTAGCGCATGGCATCAAGCAGCCGAAAAATGATCCGGGTGCGCGGCCTGGACAGCGACTGCATGAACTCGATGTTCAGCGGCTTGGTGTAGCCGCTGCGCAAAGAGGCCACCAGCGGCTCGGCCAGCCGGATACGCAACATGCTGCGTTCGTCGAATTTGCCGGATTCGCCCTGGTGGGTGTATTCGAGCAGTTCGATAAAGTGGAACTTGGCGGTGGTCCAGCGCCGGTTCGGATGGTCCCGCCAGCCTCCGGCAATCTCGTACGACGTGGTGTGCAGGCGGTCCAGGCTGACCGAGAGCATCTCCCGGTATTTTCCGTTCCGGTGAAATCCCGCCAACTGCATCAGCTCTGAAATCGCCAGCGTCATCATGCCGTCGTCGGGCAAGCCGATACTCATGTAGTTGTCGATCAGGGCGCTGCTGACGTCGTTGTCGATGCCATGGGGGACGCCCAGTTCAGGCAGGGCGCGGCAGGAAATCCGGACCACACGTTCACCGTGCTGGTAGGTCACCTTCCAGGAGTTCTGCTCGACCGACTGATCCTGCGCGGAAACCAGATTCAACCGGCCCCAGTTCAGATCGTCGAAGCTGGTTCGCTGTGGGTCTGCCACTTTCCCTCCTGATGTTGACAAGATACCCTTTTAATGGAAAAGATTTTGATACTAATATGGTGAAAAACACCACCAAGCAAACGGGGCAAAAGCCGTCCTGTACGCGTCAAAAGAGGCAAACCCCACAGGTATGTCTCAGTAAACCCCACAGGTATGTCTCAGTAAACCCCACAGGTATGTCTCAGGGCGGCTCCAGAACGCCACAGGTATGTCTCAGCAGATGCCACAGGTATGTCTCAGAACGGTCCTGGGACATACCTGTGGCAAAAATGCTCAACGCCACAGGTATGTCTCAGGGCGGAGGCGAAAAACGCCTCAAGTGTATCTCAGTGAAAACTGGACAATGCCTCAGGTGTGTCTCAGTAGATGCCTCAGGTGTGTCCCAGTGGTTTGCAGGAGCTGGCAGGCGGCTGGAGCCTCTGCGCCGGCCCGTCTCGCAACGACCGAGGTGGCGCCGCCTACAATCTGCGGGACCAGTCTGCCCCTGACGATACCCTGGAGTCTATTCACTGCGAGGGTCCATCGGCTCGCCAGTTTCAAGGTCCGTTCCCCGCTTTCGTTCCCATGTAGGTGATCGTGAAGTTCCATATGCTTTAGGCACTCTGTACCGGACAACTTGCTCTCAGGCTGCGCCTGGCGCGTGAAACGGTGTGCCCAATAGCCTGACCAACCCTGGCAACTCAGGCAGATCCCACCGCAGCGCATTGCACAGCTGTTCTGCGCCGTATCGCACGAGGCTCATGGCCGAACGGCCATGGGCCTTCACCTTGATCGGCACCTGTGCGTGGAGCCATACGCCCACCCTCAGGCAACTGATCCACGCCAGGATGACCAGCCCGAACAGGCGTTCCAGCCGAGTGGCTTGAGTGATGCCGGTGCGCTCCAGATCAAAGCCACGGACTTTAAGACTGGCGAAGGTACACTCCACGGTCCAGCGCGCCCGGTACAGAACCCATGTGTCCCACACACTGAAATCCGTAGCAATCGCCACCAGATCCCCCGCGGGGGATCTGGTGGCCACGACCTGCATCACCTCGCCATACACGTAGGCCTTCTCGGCGAGGCACCGCACCTCCCCAACCTGCAGATCGCCGAACCACGTATCAATCCGCAGTTCGTCCACCACAGCATTTTTCCGGATACGGATGGCCCGTTTAATGCCTTTACGCCTCAGGAACCGGAACCACTCGCCGCCGATGAACTCCCGGTCGGCGACCAGGCCCTTACTGCGGCGCGCTGGAAGGGCCTTGAGGAGCCTGGAGATCAGCTGTATCCGCCCCACCGTGCCGCTGTTCCCATCGTGATCGAGGGCGGTCCAGACGAGCGGCACGGTGAAACCGTGGAGGGCGACGCCGAGGACCAAGAGGTTCAGGGGGGATTCCCCACGTTCCCAGGTGGTGCGGTCCAGGCTTAACAGCAGCTTCCCTGGGGGCAGCAGAGCCAGGAGAAACGCCAGGAAGACGGGCTCGGTGAGCTGAGGATCCCGGCAACCTCGTTCCACTCGGCGCTTTTTCGCTTCGATGGAACTCGCCCCGGGCAGGTGGGCGCACAGGTCACTCTGGTTCACACTCCTGGCCGTGATCATGGCGAAGACGATGTCCACGACACGCTGCAGCGTGTCGTGGCGCAGGAATGGCACGCAGGCTTTGAAGTGGCGGGTCAGTTCGGTAGGCTGGAGGTCGGCGGGTTTTGGTGTCGTCACACACCCAAAACACCGCCGTTTATCCTGCCGATTCGCAACCTGTCACACGTTCAGAGATTTCCCGTCCAGCACAGCCTCAACTCGAAGATGTCCGGTACAGAGCTTTAGGCATCAAGTCGCTCGCCTGAATTTCCTGTTTTTGTTTGATTTCGGAGAGAATCAGGGTGGTATGGTCGCAGGTATGATTGCTCGCGTACCAGGCGCGGGACATGGGTGCATTGAAACGGATGATTGAAGTTCACCTCGCCCCGCCCACTGGCCACAAGCCCGAACTCGACCTGCAGACTGTGGTGCTGCTGGCCCAGTCGGCGGACGACGCCTTTGAACGCTGCGTGACGCTGGCCCTGCAAAAGACCCGGGCCAGCACTGTGATGATCATGCTGCGCCGGGCCGAATCCGATGAGCTTGAGGTGGTGGCAGCCGCCGGGCGACGCTCTGAGGTGGCAGTGGGCCGCCGCCTATCACGCGGGCAGGGCCTGGGATGGCACGTGATCTCCACGGCGAAGCCTTATCTGGTCAAGGATGTTCACATCCGCCAGGACGCGCATTTCCTGGCGGGCCAACCCAAACCGGGGATGTACCTGGGGGTTCCGTTGCTGGCTCCAGATGGCGCTCTGCTGGGCGTCCTGTCGGCCGACACCACAGACAGCCCCGAGATTTTGGGAGAGGCCGACGCTCAGCTGCTGTTGCTGCTGGGACAGGCGGCGGGTGTGGCCTACAGCCGCTGGAAGGCGCTGGACGACGCCCGGCGCAGTGCGTGGCAATATCAGCAACTCGCGCATCTGTCGGCCCAGCTTGAAACGCTGTCGGATCCGGACGATATTGCGCGTGAGGCGCTCGAGATGCTGCTGGCCTTGAGTGGATTTACCGCAGGTACCGTCATGACGCTGCGTGCGGACGGCCTGACCCACCTGGCCATGGTGAGGGGCACGCCGGAAGCATCGGACATCGTCAAAGCTGTGCTCTCCGAACCGCACAAACCAAGCGGTCTGGTGGCTGACGTGATGGCGTCTGACTGTAGCGTCGCGGTGCCCGACTACATGGCCTACCCGGGCGCGCGCCCGGGCGTCACGCGGTTGTATTCGGCACTGGCGGCCCCGCTCCGCTGTGACGGGAAGGTGGTGGGCACCATCGGCCTGTTGCAGCTGGACTCGCCGCGCGAGATTCCGGCAGAACTCGTCGCGCTGCTGGACATGGTGGCGGCGCGCGTCGACCGGGCCCAGGAGCGGGTGGGCAATTTCAGGCAGATGCGCCGGATGCGGGAGGCCGCGCTGCGTGCGGTGGGCCGCATGATCGAGGGCCGTGACGGCGAGACGTTTGGACACACCGACCGGGTCACCACCCTGTCGCTGCGGCTCGGCGAGGCCCTGGGACTGGAGGGCGAGGCCCTGCAGCACCTGCGCTGGGGCGCGTACCTGCACGACATCGGCAAGGTGACCCTGGGAGACGACATCCTGCGCAAGCCCGGACCGCTGACCCCAGACGAGCGCCAGAACATGCAAAAGCACGTGATCGTCGGAGATCACCTGCTGCGCGATGAAATCTTTGTCCCGCGCGAGGTGCGGGAGGTGGTGCGCTTCCACCATGAACGCTGGGACGGCGCGGGCTACCCCGATGGCCTGTGTGAGCGCCGCATTCCCCTACTAGCCCGGATCTTCAGTGTGGTTGACGTCTATGACGCCCTGGTCAGTGAGCGTCCCTACAAGCCGGCGTGGTCCCACGAGCGCGCCATGGCCGAGCTGCGCCGCGGCGCCGGAAGCCAGTTCGACCCTCAGGCCCTCGCCGCTTTTGAGGAGCTGTTTGACCATGACGTCTGAGTCGGCCATTTCCCTGCACCGCACCATCGATCTCACCGAGCTGCTGCCCATCACCGTGAGCCCGCAGCGGGGAGCCGGGACAGCGGACCTGCGGGCGGACCTGCGGGCCGTGCAGGCCCAGGCCGCCGATCTGACCCTCGGCGCAGGGGAACGGTTCCGGTACCACCGCGAAGCAGCGTACCACGCGCTCGACCTGCACGACATCACGGTGGCCATGGAACACGCGCTGAAATGCTTGCAGCTCGCGCGGGCCAGCGGCGACGGCCCGTCGCAGGTCAAGGCGCACGTCACGCTGGCCCTGGCGATGATGGAGGCCTACGACGATGTGGGCGCGCAGCGGGAATTCCTGGCGGCCCGCACGCTGGCCGCGCGGATTGACGACCACCGTGGGATGGCGCTGGTGGCCGTGAACGCCTCACATCTGGAGCTGGAACGCCGCAAGTATCCCCAGGCGGCCCGGCACCTCCTTGATCTGCTGGTGTCCCCACACATGCGCGGCCTGATGGAAGCCGACGCGCGGCAACTATGGAGGACCTTCCACGTCAACTTTGTCACGGGGGTCTCGGAGACCCTGATGGCGGGCGGCGACCTGCATCTGCAGGAGACCAGTGAGCAGCAGCTGGCCCGTTCGTTTGAAATTCTGGTTTCCCTTCCGGGCCGCAACGGCGACATGCCCCTGCTCGAAGTTGCGGGCGTGCTGGACGCCCTGATCCGTTACGCGCTGTGGCAGGGGGAACTCGCGGCGGCGCGGGCCCTGGCCGACGAGTACATTCGCATCGCGCGTGACGCGGATTTCCCGCTGCTGTACGGCCGCGCGCTGCTCGACCGCAGCCGCGTGCATTCCCGCATCGGGGACCGGGACCGCGCCATCGCCGACGCCGAGGAGGCCGTCGCGTACTTTGGTGCGGGCGCTTCGGAACTGTGGGAGGTCCGGTCCCGTGAGCTGCTGGCCGCAGCCTACGCGGCCGCGGGCCGTCACCGCGAGGCTTTTGAGATTCAGCTGGCGGTGACCCGTGGAGTGGAGAACCTGTTTCGCGATTACCACCAGCAGCGCGCCCTGGTCGGTCAGGTCGAGCAGCAGGCCCGCGAGTCGGAGGTGCGGGCCAAGGCGTTTGCGGAAGCGGCGCTGCGCGATCCCCTGACCGGCGCTCCCAACCGCACGCGGGCCATGCAGGTGCTGGACGAACTGCACGCGCATGCCCAGGCCGGCACGCCCAGCGCGATCGCCCTGCTTGACCTCGATTTTTTTAAACGCGTGAACGACACCTTTGGTCATCTGGTCGGGGACGCCGTGCTGATGAAAGTGACCCAGGTGCTGGGCGGCGAACTGCGCAAGCAGGATCTGCTGGCCCGGCTGGGTGGGGAGGAATTCATCGTGATTCTTCCCAGCGTGACGCTGGAACAGGCAACCGCCATCTGCGCCCGGCTGCGTGACGCCCTGCAGGGGGCCGAGTGGGACATGCTGACGCCGGGGATGAACATCTCGGGCAGCTTCGGAGTGGCGGTGCTGGACGGCGAAAAGGACGTGACAGGCGCGCTCAAAGCTGCGGACCGCGCCCTGTACGCGGCCAAGACGGCGGGCCGGAACACCGTGATCACGGCAGTGGGCGTGGGTCCGGACTGGCGCACCTAGCCGCGGCGTGCGGAGTGGCCTTTGAGTGCGTAACCCAGGCCCCGCGCCTCAGAGGTTCATGCCGCACGACCAGTCGTTGGCATACGCCCAGTGAATGTCGATTTGCGCCGTCTTCTGATGCCTGATCCAGCTGGTGCGCTCCGGCGTGGGATTGGTGAAATACCCAGCGGTGAAGGTGACCACGCCGCTGGCTGCGTTGTAGCGGAAGGTGCCGGACTTTCCCATGTAGGTGTACGTGCCGTTCGTCCTGAGCGTGAGCGTGCCCCTGGGCACGTCGCTGCGTGTTCCATTCGGGCCAGGGCGTTCCAGCCAGCAGGAATAGTCGCCGGGCACCAGGGTCCCTCCTGGCCCCGCGGCGGGCGTGGGAACGGCGGGTGGGGCCGCCTTCGGGAGCTGATACGCCTGCAGAAACTGACTGACAGGTCTGAGCGGCACGGCATACGCGCCCTGGCTGATGCCTTCCAGAAGCTTCGTCAGCTCCGGGCGCTGGCCGAGTTGGGCCGCCGCGACGGCGTCGAGAAGATTCAGAAAGGCAAGGTCCACGGCACGTGTCCCTGACTGGGACAGGGCGGTCCGTGCCGCGTTGGTCTGGATTCTGACTCCCGCCGGACTGCCGCTG contains these protein-coding regions:
- a CDS encoding replication initiator protein A; this encodes MADPQRTSFDDLNWGRLNLVSAQDQSVEQNSWKVTYQHGERVVRISCRALPELGVPHGIDNDVSSALIDNYMSIGLPDDGMMTLAISELMQLAGFHRNGKYREMLSVSLDRLHTTSYEIAGGWRDHPNRRWTTAKFHFIELLEYTHQGESGKFDERSMLRIRLAEPLVASLRSGYTKPLNIEFMQSLSRPRTRIIFRLLDAMRYHPETPDELIDEYDVGLIELAEQCKLPNTRPDAVRRALQGPHEELLRRGYLRQVVIEGRGRDQRIHYEFSPEFTPVNPAVLHRLRMHGVTDGVSRQLARQYTTSVLSGRIELFERLVKSGQLTVRKTPAHALVHLIKNTDQYPDQSASKVITLTPSRPKPAAGEEPAQPGWSEELARMSPDEAAAFTAKRVSLLYARKFALSELDTLRDLVLRGRVDPAQLIEEAHRRLAALDAQGFVDDLKDRLRVEEADPVTAALPAKLQP
- a CDS encoding IS4 family transposase; its protein translation is MITARSVNQSDLCAHLPGASSIEAKKRRVERGCRDPQLTEPVFLAFLLALLPPGKLLLSLDRTTWERGESPLNLLVLGVALHGFTVPLVWTALDHDGNSGTVGRIQLISRLLKALPARRSKGLVADREFIGGEWFRFLRRKGIKRAIRIRKNAVVDELRIDTWFGDLQVGEVRCLAEKAYVYGEVMQVVATRSPAGDLVAIATDFSVWDTWVLYRARWTVECTFASLKVRGFDLERTGITQATRLERLFGLVILAWISCLRVGVWLHAQVPIKVKAHGRSAMSLVRYGAEQLCNALRWDLPELPGLVRLLGTPFHAPGAA
- a CDS encoding HD domain-containing phosphohydrolase, with translation MIEVHLAPPTGHKPELDLQTVVLLAQSADDAFERCVTLALQKTRASTVMIMLRRAESDELEVVAAAGRRSEVAVGRRLSRGQGLGWHVISTAKPYLVKDVHIRQDAHFLAGQPKPGMYLGVPLLAPDGALLGVLSADTTDSPEILGEADAQLLLLLGQAAGVAYSRWKALDDARRSAWQYQQLAHLSAQLETLSDPDDIAREALEMLLALSGFTAGTVMTLRADGLTHLAMVRGTPEASDIVKAVLSEPHKPSGLVADVMASDCSVAVPDYMAYPGARPGVTRLYSALAAPLRCDGKVVGTIGLLQLDSPREIPAELVALLDMVAARVDRAQERVGNFRQMRRMREAALRAVGRMIEGRDGETFGHTDRVTTLSLRLGEALGLEGEALQHLRWGAYLHDIGKVTLGDDILRKPGPLTPDERQNMQKHVIVGDHLLRDEIFVPREVREVVRFHHERWDGAGYPDGLCERRIPLLARIFSVVDVYDALVSERPYKPAWSHERAMAELRRGAGSQFDPQALAAFEELFDHDV
- a CDS encoding GGDEF domain-containing protein, with translation MTSESAISLHRTIDLTELLPITVSPQRGAGTADLRADLRAVQAQAADLTLGAGERFRYHREAAYHALDLHDITVAMEHALKCLQLARASGDGPSQVKAHVTLALAMMEAYDDVGAQREFLAARTLAARIDDHRGMALVAVNASHLELERRKYPQAARHLLDLLVSPHMRGLMEADARQLWRTFHVNFVTGVSETLMAGGDLHLQETSEQQLARSFEILVSLPGRNGDMPLLEVAGVLDALIRYALWQGELAAARALADEYIRIARDADFPLLYGRALLDRSRVHSRIGDRDRAIADAEEAVAYFGAGASELWEVRSRELLAAAYAAAGRHREAFEIQLAVTRGVENLFRDYHQQRALVGQVEQQARESEVRAKAFAEAALRDPLTGAPNRTRAMQVLDELHAHAQAGTPSAIALLDLDFFKRVNDTFGHLVGDAVLMKVTQVLGGELRKQDLLARLGGEEFIVILPSVTLEQATAICARLRDALQGAEWDMLTPGMNISGSFGVAVLDGEKDVTGALKAADRALYAAKTAGRNTVITAVGVGPDWRT